CCTGTCGCTGTGGAAGGGCGACCTCGGGCTGGACACCGGCGCGGCCCAGTCGGTCTACCGCCTGGACGTCAGCCGGATGACGCGGGTCGGCCTCGAGGCGATGCGTCCGGGGGAGTCGTGGACCCTGCCGGACGGCCTCGGCACGATCACCTTCGACGGCATCAAGCAGTACGCCGCGTTGTCGATCGCCCAGGACCCCGGCAAGGGGATCGCGCTCGGCTCGGTCGTCGTGGCCATCGCCGGGCTGCTGCTGTCGCTGTTCGTGCCCCGCTGCAGGGTGTGGGTGCGCGCGACGGCGGACGACGAGGGCACTACCCTCGTCGAGATCGGCGGGCTGGCCCGTACCGAGGCGGGCGGGCTGGAGTCCGAGGTCGACGCCCTGCGCTCGGACCTTCCCGACGAGGCAGCACCAGGCGCACGCGAACCGATCGAGGAGTACCGGTGACCGCCCACACCTTCGCCTACCTGTCCAACGACCTCGTCTACTCGGCGATGGCGACGTTGACGCTGGCGCTGCTCGCGTTCTCCGCCGAGCTGGCCTTCGGCGACCGCGGCCGGGTGGCCAGGACGTCTAGGCTCACGGTGCACCGGGTCCCGGTCGCGGCGGCGGTCGGCGCCGGCGCCGCTCCCGTCGACGTCGACACGCCGGACGTGGCCGAGCCGTCGGAGGTGGACCTGCCGGAGTCCACCCGGTCGGCCAAGTTCGGCGGGATCGGCTTCGCGCTCACGGTGCTGTCGTTCGTCCTGCTGCTGGCGGCCGTGGTGTTCCGCGGGCTGGCCGCCGGCCGGGCGCCCTGGGGCAACATGTACGAGTTCTCGCTGGCGTCCGCGCTGGTGGTGACCGGTGCGTACGTCATCGCGGTGTGGCGGCGCCCGGTGCTCCGGCTGCTCGGGGTGTTCATCGTGGTCCCGGTGCTGCTCACGCTCGGGCTCGCGGTCACGGTGCTCTACGTGGACGCCGGTCCGCTGGTTCCCGCGCTCAAGTCGTACTGGCTGGTCATCCACGTGGCCGCCGCGATCATCTCGGGCGGGATCTTTACCCTCGGTGGCGCGGTGACGGTGCTGTACCTGCTGCAGGAGCGGTGGGAGCGGCGCGGCATCTCCAACTCGCTGTCCCGCCGGCTGCCCGAGTCGGAGCAGCTGGATCGCACGGCCTACCGGCTGTTCGCGTTCGTGTTCCCGCTGTGGACGTTCGCGATCGTGGCCGGGGCGATCTGGGCCGAGAACGCGTGGGGCCGGTACTGGGGCTGGGACCCCAAGGAGACCTGGGCGTTGGTCACCTGGGTGGTCTTCGCGGGCTACCTGCACGCGCGGGCCACGGCCGGCTGGAAGGGCCGCCGGGCGGCCATGATCGCGCTGCTGGGGCTGTCCGCGTTCCTCTTCAACTACTTCGGGGTGAACATCTTCTTCACCGGCCTGCACTCCTACGGCGGGCTGCCGAACAAGTAGCCGGCGCAAACCCACCACCTTGACGAGGGGGTGAGCCGGGGTGGGGCGGTCTGCTCAGCCGGCGCCGTCGGGGTGCTCGCGGCGCTGCTCGTCGAGGCGGCGCAGGAAGTCAGGGTCGTCGTCAGGGGCCAACGGTCGGGGCCGCCCACCGCGGCCCGGTCCCGGGTCCTCGCGGTCGGTCCCCGTGCCGAGGACCAGCCAGCCGAAGGAGCCGAGCACGGGGACCAGCACGATGGCCACGGCCCACACCGCCTTGGGCAGCGTGCGGACCTCTGCGGAGGGCGTCTGTGCGAGGTCGATGAGTGACCAGAGCATGAACCCGGCGGCGGCGAGGAACAGCACCAGCTTCACGGCGCTCGGTACCTCCCACCCAGGTCGACGACTCCGGCCAGGGTACGTCGAGAGGCGTGCGGGGGTCGCCGAGGGCTCAGCGGCCGCGACGGAACCGCTCGGCCTCGCGGTGCAGCTGGTCGACGCGGGCGCGGGCGATCTCCAACGAGATCAGGGACATGGGTGCTCCCTGCTGGATCGGTGCTCGCCGTCAAACTTACCGTGAAACGAAGGTTAGGTCGCTAGAGTTCCTTGTGATCTGAGGCACGATGACGGGACGGGTCGATGAAAGAGCGAGAGAAGGACCGTGCGGTCCGGATCGATGCGACCGACCGGGCGCTGGTGGCCGCCCTGCAGGCCGATGGCCGGGCCAGCTGGGCCGAGCTCGGCCGTCAGGTCGGGCTGTCCGCTCCGAGCGTGCAGGAGCGGGTGCGTCGGCTGGAGTCCACCGGGGTGATCACCGGGTACCACGCGTCGGTCGACGCGGCGGCCCTGGGGCTCGGCATGGTCGCGCTCGTCGGCATCCACCAGACCGACTCGGCCGACCAGGAGGACGTGGCCGTCCAGCTCGAGCTGGTGCCCGAGGTGGAGGACTGCTGGCTGGTGGCCGGCGAGGAGACCTTCGTGGTCAAGGTCCGGGTGGCCGACGTCGACGCGCTGGATCGGGCACTGCGGGCACTGCGCAGGGTGCCGGGTGTGGCCAGGACCCGCACCACGGTGGTGATCTCCACCCGCTGGCAGGGCCGGCCGCTGCCCGGGTCGGCGGCGCCGCCGGCGTCGGGGACAATGGACGGGTGAGACCCAGCCCCGTCCTGATCTACTCGACCTCCCGGATCCTGCTGTTCGTGGCCACGACCGGGGTGTTCTGGTTGGTCGGCTTCCGTGGGCTGCTGCTGCTCGCGCTCGCGCTGCTGGTCTCCGGGCTGCTCAGCTTCGTGCTGCTGTCCGGGCAGCGGGACGCCATGTCGGCCGCCGTGGTCGAGACCGGTGGCCGGCTCAAGCGCAGGCTGGACGATCGGACGACGGCCGAGGACGCCGCCGACGACGCACGGCGGGCCGAGCACCCCTCCGAGAGCTCTCCGGACGAGCCCACCGGGACGTAGGTCCCCTCACGCACGGTCGCTCCGGCCCTGGGACCGACCCGCGCGGCCGGTTGAGGCCCTACTCATCGAGTTCGCAACCCCGCGGA
The sequence above is a segment of the Actinomycetes bacterium genome. Coding sequences within it:
- the ccsB gene encoding c-type cytochrome biogenesis protein CcsB translates to MATLTLALLAFSAELAFGDRGRVARTSRLTVHRVPVAAAVGAGAAPVDVDTPDVAEPSEVDLPESTRSAKFGGIGFALTVLSFVLLLAAVVFRGLAAGRAPWGNMYEFSLASALVVTGAYVIAVWRRPVLRLLGVFIVVPVLLTLGLAVTVLYVDAGPLVPALKSYWLVIHVAAAIISGGIFTLGGAVTVLYLLQERWERRGISNSLSRRLPESEQLDRTAYRLFAFVFPLWTFAIVAGAIWAENAWGRYWGWDPKETWALVTWVVFAGYLHARATAGWKGRRAAMIALLGLSAFLFNYFGVNIFFTGLHSYGGLPNK
- a CDS encoding PLD nuclease N-terminal domain-containing protein; the protein is MKLVLFLAAAGFMLWSLIDLAQTPSAEVRTLPKAVWAVAIVLVPVLGSFGWLVLGTGTDREDPGPGRGGRPRPLAPDDDPDFLRRLDEQRREHPDGAG
- a CDS encoding Lrp/AsnC family transcriptional regulator, which translates into the protein MDATDRALVAALQADGRASWAELGRQVGLSAPSVQERVRRLESTGVITGYHASVDAAALGLGMVALVGIHQTDSADQEDVAVQLELVPEVEDCWLVAGEETFVVKVRVADVDALDRALRALRRVPGVARTRTTVVISTRWQGRPLPGSAAPPASGTMDG
- a CDS encoding DUF4229 domain-containing protein, translating into MRPSPVLIYSTSRILLFVATTGVFWLVGFRGLLLLALALLVSGLLSFVLLSGQRDAMSAAVVETGGRLKRRLDDRTTAEDAADDARRAEHPSESSPDEPTGT